A stretch of Telopea speciosissima isolate NSW1024214 ecotype Mountain lineage chromosome 11, Tspe_v1, whole genome shotgun sequence DNA encodes these proteins:
- the LOC122644613 gene encoding uncharacterized protein LOC122644613 isoform X1, whose amino-acid sequence MDGLFMYRKWRIQALLVSDALTVLALCPKNWKPAIGLFHRSSGTAFPWLIGSAVGGTASAFYGFNHAMPVVQRYVKGPMWLHFLIGAPPVIVFSSACAGLSGGAIPALAQLVSSSYHAAISSSLPPPTQQDDKMHKSRTSTL is encoded by the exons atggaggattCAAGCACTCCTCGTTTCAGATGCTCTCACTGTGCTGGCCCTCTGTCCAAAGAATTG GAAACCAGCAATTGGACTGTTCCACCGCTCGTCAGGGACAGCTTTTCCATGGTTG aTTGGTTCTGCTGTTGGTGGCACAGCAAGTGCATTCTATGGGTTTAACCATG CAATGCCAGTTGTTCAAAGATATGTAAAGGGGCCTATGTGGTTGCATTTCCTCATTGGT GCTCCACCTGTAATAGTCTTTTCTTCAGCTTGCGCGGGGTTGtcag GTGGTGCCATTCCAGCACTAGCGCAACTTGTCTCTTCATCTTATCATGCAGCAATCTCATCATCATTGCCTCCACCAACACAACAGGATGATAAGATGCACAAATCGAGAACCTCTACTTTGTAA
- the LOC122644613 gene encoding uncharacterized protein LOC122644613 isoform X2, with translation MEDSSTPRFRCSHCAGPLSKELETSNWTVPPLVRDSFSMIGSAVGGTASAFYGFNHAMPVVQRYVKGPMWLHFLIGAPPVIVFSSACAGLSGGAIPALAQLVSSSYHAAISSSLPPPTQQDDKMHKSRTSTL, from the exons atggaggattCAAGCACTCCTCGTTTCAGATGCTCTCACTGTGCTGGCCCTCTGTCCAAAGAATTG GAAACCAGCAATTGGACTGTTCCACCGCTCGTCAGGGACAGCTTTTCCATG aTTGGTTCTGCTGTTGGTGGCACAGCAAGTGCATTCTATGGGTTTAACCATG CAATGCCAGTTGTTCAAAGATATGTAAAGGGGCCTATGTGGTTGCATTTCCTCATTGGT GCTCCACCTGTAATAGTCTTTTCTTCAGCTTGCGCGGGGTTGtcag GTGGTGCCATTCCAGCACTAGCGCAACTTGTCTCTTCATCTTATCATGCAGCAATCTCATCATCATTGCCTCCACCAACACAACAGGATGATAAGATGCACAAATCGAGAACCTCTACTTTGTAA